The genomic DNA AAACACAAATACGCTGGTGTGAACACACATCATAGTAGAAAAAAATGCAAGGAAAACCAAGACCGTTTCCACAAGTGTGCAGGAAAGAAGAGCCATATGAACAAAATTACAGACCATTTATGTAATGGCATACAATTTAGCATGCCCTCTGTGTACtcctgacattttttaaatgggatAGAGGTTCTGCTTTGGACATTTTTGCACTTTAATTCAAACCAACTGATATATACTTGCATAGAAACATTTCAGTGTTGATTGTACTTGTTACTGTGTCTTTAGATTTGAAGTTAGTCTGAGCCACACttttaaaccatttttactGAGACTGCTATTTTACACTTAGAACGATACACGTTGCAGCTCAGTTGTTCAGATTATAGCAGGGGAAACAGGTTTGATTCCTTAGTAAACAGCCACATTGTGCCCAGAGAATGCAAAAATGTCatattcataatttttttttaacacaaagcCAGGAGGACTCTCCGGATCCATGGTGGCTGCCTGGTGAGAAAGAATCTGAGGCCACTGAGCCCCTTGAGGCAAATATGGGATGTGTGATATTgggttatataaataaaattgaattgccTTGAGGGAGGGAGTTGGTTTGGGAAAATATAATTGACCTAAAGTTGCtgtcttttaaaatatatatatatatatatatatatatatatatatatatatatatatatatatatatatatatatatatatatatatatattgttccTCAGTGATGAAGAGCACCAGCAGGCTGACTGGGTGGGGATCCATGAGAGGATCTGTCAGTTGCTTGTTCCCATTCGCACCCCAACACTCTATAGTCTCCAGCAGGATGGCCACATTGAAATGCAGCTTAAAAAGGTGAAGATGTATGTGATGCAATCGgattacatgcacacacagacatcctGTTTTGAGTATGAGTCTTGTTTACTTTTCTTACTGACAAGAATGCTAAGAATAACATGGATTCTGTATATCTCTAGGCTATTTTAAATTTTCTTCTTGGAAGTGTGTGCTATCCAAACCTGGAGAACACAACGAACCTgtctaacaacaacaaaaacagcataGATTCTTACAAATTCTCACGTAGACCATGTTATCATCAGGAAACAGTAATGGTGAATCAATAGAAattaaacagcaaaaacacacagtaaaaataTTGTGAAAAACATTTAGAGTAGATGGTAGAGGTGTGCAAAAATTGATTCACATTCATGAGTTTaagctctaccgattcaaaatcgattcatagaattcccTAAAAGTgacttaaatatatatatatatatatatattttttttctctctttttttttaatgtaatggcgtgtatactatcacatggggaAAGTAACTACATctacatactgtgaatcgttttttttaattgcgaatcgtttttgaatcaaattgattttgaatcaaTTTGTGAGCCTAAAAATCCATATTGAAccatgacattttctgaatcgtgcacccctagTAGATTAAGTTGGCGAGACAATGAGGCTGATATTTTAgttgaggaggagaaagagaaaggagattCATTAGTACAGTCTCAGTTCTTACTCttcagtcttttatttcaacagGAGTTTGTCATGTGCTGTGACTGACATAACTGCAGGGAGCTCAAGGAGAAACAGCTGAGAAAGTTATtttgctctaagcgatgtcacgcatgttttaggctacaatatTTGTTgttacatacagcaaacattgGCTCACTATccgcctgtccccagaacacacagtctctgtagacagcccggggtctacaaacggcaacaaatacaaactgtgcccacctgcaccacaaagcatacacaaacagtattccagccaataacatacaagaaggatttgggggtgggggggtggggttagtgtgtggaagcacagaagggagggggaggggacgggatgaggaggaggttttgtcaatgtcaacaagaagtaacgtcacctaAAATCGCTTAGAACACCTTTTAAAGTTGAAGATAAAGATTGTCTTCggaaatgtattatatttttatgaaatttatttttaaggttCCTTTTTGGTTCTTGGTCTGGTTGTCATTTTCAAAGCAAGTTTAGGAATTCATGTCCGGATGTTACTACAGTGATATTCAAGCTAATATTGTCAGTGAATAAGAGTGGTTTACTCCAGTGAATTGGTATGTGATATTCCTGGAAGCAGAGCCCGATGAACTAATTCAAACGTAACCTAACATGAACTTTGGTTTTGGTTCCCTTCTTAGGCGGAACTTATTGAAATTTGCCGGTTGGTGGCTCAGAGCAAGCTGTTTGAGGGGAAACACGAGGAGGCTCTGCCTGCCGCCCAGTTCTGCCTGCGCTGCTCCATAGACCTCCATGGCCCCACTACTGTCCACATGGTTCCTGCCTACCTGCTGCTGGCTGAGGCTAACATGGGTGAGGAAGGAGCACAAAATGGTTTCCTTAGCTCAAATTGTCTCCTTTCTCCTTCTTATGTATTTTAGTGCATGATTGTGTTTGTATAAatatgattttgtgtgtgtatttgtactttCCAGGTTTGGGTAATTTAGCCCGGGTGACAGAGCTCCTGTCCCAGGCAGAGTGGGCGGTGTTGAAGAGCCCAGAATGTGGTCACGCAGTCCGCCACCGGCTGCACCGGAGCCTTGGCCGCCTCCACACAGCGACTGGAAACCTGGAAGCAGCACTGCTTAACTTTGCAGATGATGTCTGTGTCATAAGTATCACAGTTACCATAAACGGCTTCAGTACATGACGttttttcaactgttcaataaCTTTATTGATATTGAGAGAATCAATGTGAAGCCACACTTTACACACCATAGGAACTTGTCTCACTGCTTGTAATTAGATGTTTATGATGTACATTTGTCAGGATGTACAATGTTTTGTACCTCTTTTGTTGTGTGCACCCACCAACATTGAAACCTCCCCCCACTATATATGAATAcaccttgtaaaaaaaaatgtccctgtTTTTTCAGATATACTTTGCCAGTGAGGAGTATGGTCTGGATAGCACAGTTACCTGTGGTGGCTACTTTCTCATGGCTGATGTGTTTACCAAGCAGGGCAAGATGCCCATTGCTCGTTCCTTGTACTCtcaggtaaaaaacaaaaacagatgtaaTTATAAAGAGGCAATGTGGCCAAATCTGTTTTTGTTCGTGTGTTTCATGGTTTATATTCTATTGCTCAAATTGTAGGTGGAAAGTACTTGGCACTGCCATCTGACCAAACTCTTCAAGACCCAcgtccaaaatgtccaaaatcctGACATGTTGGAGTCCTCTTATGGTGCGTCCTGTTattaaatacacacatgcaaatgtaatatgaaaaaaacattacattatgtcTATCAATCCTTCACTACATCACCAATTCATCATTAGCTCTACTTCCTTAACAGCTTCATTGgcatatcacaaaaaaaaataaggtcAACAATATCTATATTTAGCTGAGCCTTTTTACCGTGCAATCCGAAAGCTAAACCCCCGATTTACACTAGCATGCTTAGGGCAGACTAGAGGCCAGTGCTGACACATCTCTGGCTGTGCAGTATCCACACCACTACTCCCAACCCTCTAGCAGCTGCTGCCCTACAGAAGATGCTAAGCCTGTTAGCTGCAATGCAATTTCCCAGGCTCCCTGGGACGTTTACCagggaaaagtgtgtgtgtggaaggatACTTACACAAACTAAACAGAATATGTAGATAGACCTGAATTCACTATTAAAAGCATTAAATGAATTAGTTGTTTGCATTTCAAGTGTATTTATGCCCATGGTAATATACTGTAAAAGCTAAAGGACATCTTTGTCTTTATCCATGACTTTCAATTAGATAAAGCCCAGCTGGTTGAAGTGGACAAGATGTTAAAAACCATGTTGGAGTTTGAGCAAAATGACTCCAGAAAAGACCCAACTCGGGTTGCACTGATAGCCCACTGCCTGGCAATGTTGTGGTTCCTGGGAGGAGACTCCCTAAAGGTGAGTCACCCAATGAGGGGTCCAGGCATTAAAGGTTCAGTTCGACACAGTGATGTATAGTTTCCCCTTATATGTCCTACTTTGTAGGGCCGTCTCAAAAAGGGATTATCTCTAATTGGTAAAGTCATGAAGATGAAGTGGTAATTAGAGGGGGTTGATTTGTCTCAACATTCTGACTTCCACCTTGATTTCCAGTCTCTCTCTAATGTAATTGGCTGCTATTTGTCGGTGTGAATTGCACCTCTTTAGATGTGGGATGAATGATCTCTGGCTTATTAGGCAGGCTTAGAGAATGAGGCAGCAATGCCGTGATTGTGGCCATACCACTGACTGTACAGGACGTTCGATACCAGCATGGTGACTGCCACAGACTCAAAACCTCGTCGGGGGTCTAAGTTCAGTGGGTCTTAGCCATACAATCTTATCCAATCTTTAATCTATACTTGCCTAAGTGCAAGTAGTCTCAATTTAGCAAACCTATAAATAGACACAACACCAAACCGttaatgtgtttgatgtgttttggaAGTCATGTTATTATCTGGTGGTTTGGTGGGTTGTTACGGCTGGAAGAAATACAATAGGAGTTTTCTTTTAACTTCCTTAACAGCTACACAGTTCCAAAAATACTGGGATTAAATTGCTGAACATATCAAGTTCTTTATCTTCTTTTAATGGTGCACTTTCTCTAAGGTCAACATGTTAAATCACAATGGTCTTAGGGACCAAGCAGAGCCAAAATAATACCATTTACCAGCACAGTTACCTCCTGCTGTTAATTGTATAAGGAATAAGGACCAGGGTTCACCCTGCCAGGAAGTTAACTAACTAGAGGGCTgtttattaaaaagtatttttgatcTCCACAGTAAAATTCAGTGTATTCAGAGTTTCAAGTCTGCTCACACTTTGTGCCACCGAGCCCAAGTTATACTGTTCAGTCCAACTGTCTAGTTCCCCCTATATTTGTAAACTATTAAGTTGAAAAAATACTAGGCTGCACAGGAACCTGGGTATTCACTGAGTGACCTGTCGGTGGATACAGcactaaacacacatacacaatgcatattCCCAGCCGTTTACAAATCTGCAGGAATTTCATAGATGCCACTGCAAACCCCAATGAATTCCACATTGGCTTGGCATGTTTTTATCTAGGCATGCATGGTTTAAGCCGAACAGGTTGCAATCCAATTTTCAGtgatattattatataactGTTTTATTCTCCCCAGAGAGTCTAACAGCTGCAGCTGCTGTGTTTGTTTCCGTTTGTGTGCCAGGCACTTGGATTTGGCAGCACTGCCCTGCAGGCCAGCCAGCTGATACCAAACCATGACCTGACAGAGCCCATCCAGGGCCTGCTGCAGCTGGTGCAGAATCTGCCAACAGAATCACATCCTGGTTCTGACTAGTCACCATACCTGCCCTGACGATTCCTTAACTTAGAGATCAGCTCCATCAAAACATCTGTTTAGCCCTACACTGATTCACCCTTGTAAATGTAGAAACAGCTGAATCGGTaacaaataaaaagtttaaGAGTACAGTGCCGATGATGTCATTGAGGGTTTATCCAGATGTTGTGAATTGTTATTGTGAGCAGATAATGAAAAGATATTTGCTTGATTAAAGCAGTACAAGGGAGAGaccttttcattggtttttgATAATGACTCAAATTTATTtcaatctaaaaaaaaggggggggggggggggagtataAATTTACATCATTTTGCACATTATTGAATTACATGATTTGGGGATCCATTTTGTAACACTGTCGGAATGATACATAACAAAATAATGTTGATTGCATTTGGTAAAACCATTTTTTACGCAATGTCTTTGCTTACCTCGTACCTAGCAGTCCAGAACCTCATTACCAATTCACCATATGCAGATATAATGAAAGACATTAAGTGTCTATATATGATCAACAGCGCATGAACATTGCATTTTCCTTCTGCAAATCAAAGCATATTGTAAACCTTTAAGCAAACCTCAGGtttgttttaaaacacactGACATAAAATGAACCTAACGACGGGGAAATCCTTCATATATACAATTCTGTAACATTTATTACATCAAAAGAATCACTTTTAAAATCATCTCACTACTAGTGTTACTAGTACTGAATTATAAAACAAAACGTTAGTTTTTTGGCATTCAGATTCATTTTTACGTGTCAAGAGGCAGCAAAACatggaaacattttaaatttccatatattccctttttaatttttgagcCAAATGTACATTAGCAGCAGTTTGGAATTAAATAGTAACCTTGTGctctgttgtgttgttgtacACAGTGACTAGTCCAGAGGTCCCTACATGTTTGTTCCAGGCTGTCCAAGCACCAAGCAGGCCAATGCACTTCCGATCATTTCATGATTTACATACGTTTGTCTTCCTTCCTTGTGTCACTAGCATGCAGCGCCCGTTTCTTTCAGTAGCATCCATGCCTTGTATCCTCTTTCATGGCCACTGATCTATAAATACCAAGCAGAAAGAAACCCACCTGAACTGGGATCTTGACACAACTATGACCTGTAAAGCATTGCTCCCAGAGGAAACCAGACAATGAAAAGGCATTGTGGAAGTTGCTGGGTCACAGTAAAATGAACCTGAAATGGGTAGCTGTGCTCTGTGTGCATATGGCTGATGTGTAAAGTACAGATTTAAAAAGCAGGGCTGTAAGAGAGATATGAACATTTCACTCTTTCTTATGGCTGGCTTGTTAATTTCTTGAGGATATGTAACCTTTGATTGACACTTAACATACACAATGTTGAATGACACAGGCTTCAATAAAAAGACGAGGACAACAACTGGAGATAGTTCACTCATATAAGCTTTTATGTTTGGATGTGACTTATTGATGATGAAGCCCACCGGCCCTTGCATGTCAGGTGAGTGGACATCAGCGGATTTCACAGTTTGTTTGTCAGAGACTTTCATTATTTAGATACCGGTCAACATTAAAGTAGTGTAAATGGTGTTATTCTCTCAGCAGAGCCACTGTGATCACTTGGCAGCAGACATAAAATAAAAGCTGCCGTTCCTGTTGTCTGCAGGGTTTAGATTTGGCACCCCTCAAGCAGGCCCCTGTTAGATTCCGGGCAGTTAGTAAATTCTGcccacaaaaaaggaaaataaaatcaaGCTTCACAGCGGTTTCACTTTATTGAGACAATATTAGTGCGCAAaccacttttttctttaaaaaaatagcatAAATTAAGGAAGAAAACAAGGAACAATATAAAACAAGCAAGGAAAAAAAGTGCATGTTAACCATGGTATACACCACATTGTCTTATACTGTAGTTTACaacctttttttcattgtgtttcatttcattgtttatCTTTTTGTCTGCCTGTAGGTATGTGTAATGTTTTTGACATGTCTCTAGGCTAGGATGGGTGTATCGTGCCATTGGGTGTCAGGGGTGAGATCCAGGCTGCTTCCCTGAGTTGTCTTCAACAGAAAGGGTTATTAGTCTAAAAACCATGACGTCTCTACGTAGAACTACTTAGGGTTTACAATTGTGCTTTTGATCAGAGCTGTAAATTATACTTAAAAGGGGGACTTTCAGTATTTCTCAAggtggaccctattttcccatgcattTCTGTCCAAGTGACTATTctttggtccagtattgagtgaGAATACTGTAACCTGCATCCGCTAACCGGGCTGCAATGTGAGTCTATAGTGCAAATGCGCACCGTCAATTTCTGTCCACtgaaagtgctgtttttgtcaTCGACAGGCACAGATTGGTATTCAAAGTGTCTGACTACATTATGGGAAGATGAAAAAGCTGCCCTTATCCTGCCCTGCTTTCGTGTGTAACTTACTGATGCCAGGTCAACACAGTAACCTTAGCTAATAGCATTAGCTTACCTCCACTCAGTCTGCAGCTCAACACTCTTGGAACAGCATTTTTCTTGTGCTTTGGTATAGGATTTCATCTCCTCTTTGGCTGCCAGTAGTCATCCACGCTCAAAATGGTCACTGCAGACCAGATGGTCTGCAAGGCGCAGTGTATGGACCGCACTGTTAGGATTCCTTTGAAGCTGTAGCAAAACTAGCCTCAACTTCAGCCTGTCCGTATCCAAAGTTAACATCTATAAAAAGCTGTGCAAAGTGTAGCTCGACATTTCTTTGGCAAACTTTCAAAAATGCGCAATTGAAAATCTGTTAGATAACACAAAGCTATGCTGTCTGTattccaaaacaacaaactccCCAGAACTCCTCTCTCCTCACTCACGTTCCACACAATAAACATCCATGGGTCCTACAAGTCACCTTTTGAGATTTCAGAATGAAACTTCCCCATCTTTCCATTATCAGTCAGACACATATAATGTCAGTGACAAAAACGGAACTTTCAGTGGACGAAAACTGACGGTGCGCATTTGCCCtatagggttacattgcagcccggaTTGCGGCTGCCGGTTACAGCATTCTTGCTCGATACTAGaccaattttaaacatttttgttcacattagtcacttgGACACGAATACATGGGGAAATAGGGTCAAGCTTGGAAAATACCGAGAATCCCCTTTAATGAATGGCATTTATCCTAGCATCCCCTACCTCTATGTTACTTCAGAAGGCATACAGGAGGTAAATGTACAAGAACAAAAAACGCAAGCAATACGCTCTTGGCCACTAAAATCCctggatttttgttttcctttctttttttaagaaagaaaaaagtgacattctGTTCAAAGAGACTGCAAAAAAATAGTtcccattttttatttgtacatcATGCCAACATATGTTGTGTGTAGGATCCTTCATTTCACGTTATCAAAAAACAAggtgaaaacaacaaaagtatAATCTACAAATCATATGACTGAGAAAACACATCTAACCAAATCCATAAATGTTAGCACCAAACTTTAGTTTACCTTTCAATATTGCAGGTCTGTACAAACAAATTGGTCTACAATAGCTTatgaaaaatgtcaatgttgGCAGTTATGTCAGCCGTTCCAGTTTCATTAGCTGTATACTAGTATGCACTGAAGTTAATTTGCTACctatatatttacaaaaacagctaaaaaaataaaaaggaataaaaataatacacaacTACCTTTTTAGCTCTTAGACATAAAGGGAAGGAACACCTGGTATATCAGGGGCCATTTGATAACCACAAGGATCCTGGCTGATATGTTCTGTATGTTTGAATATGTCATCCTGTGGCAGTGAGAAGTCACTGTTTTGAGGTATATTTTGTTCGCAGGTGTAGACGCAGCTTTCACACTCTCATGTTTCCTAAATATGTTAtctgagcgagagagagaaaaaataatgcattGGTTTATCATAAAGTGCTAGACATtatgaattttaaaatgcagcagactgctgctgctggtaaGGCTAACCAAACAAGCTGTCTAGGAATATAAAATCCAAAATTGAGTCATGGCACTTAAGTCATTTTCATATTCCAGGTTTTGACTCTCAAACAGAACTGctatttgttatttccactaccTTGCACATGTTAGGGCAGGTTTTTTTCTTACGTTTACATTAGCTGCT from Etheostoma spectabile isolate EspeVRDwgs_2016 chromosome 7, UIUC_Espe_1.0, whole genome shotgun sequence includes the following:
- the zmynd12 gene encoding zinc finger MYND domain-containing protein 12 isoform X2, with translation MFDRLSRSTAACVYPGGLSGSMVAACDEEHQQADWVGIHERICQLLVPIRTPTLYSLQQDGHIEMQLKKAELIEICRLVAQSKLFEGKHEEALPAAQFCLRCSIDLHGPTTVHMVPAYLLLAEANMGLGNLARVTELLSQAEWAVLKSPECGHAVRHRLHRSLGRLHTATGNLEAALLNFADDIYFASEEYGLDSTVTCGGYFLMADVFTKQGKMPIARSLYSQVESTWHCHLTKLFKTHVQNVQNPDMLESSYDKAQLVEVDKMLKTMLEFEQNDSRKDPTRVALIAHCLAMLWFLGGDSLKALGFGSTALQASQLIPNHDLTEPIQGLLQLVQNLPTESHPGSD
- the zmynd12 gene encoding zinc finger MYND domain-containing protein 12 isoform X1: MESKPRVLGTTSKMIPLALPKGTDKLCELCQREARLPCTKCWVTFYCDEEHQQADWVGIHERICQLLVPIRTPTLYSLQQDGHIEMQLKKAELIEICRLVAQSKLFEGKHEEALPAAQFCLRCSIDLHGPTTVHMVPAYLLLAEANMGLGNLARVTELLSQAEWAVLKSPECGHAVRHRLHRSLGRLHTATGNLEAALLNFADDIYFASEEYGLDSTVTCGGYFLMADVFTKQGKMPIARSLYSQVESTWHCHLTKLFKTHVQNVQNPDMLESSYDKAQLVEVDKMLKTMLEFEQNDSRKDPTRVALIAHCLAMLWFLGGDSLKALGFGSTALQASQLIPNHDLTEPIQGLLQLVQNLPTESHPGSD
- the zmynd12 gene encoding zinc finger MYND domain-containing protein 12 isoform X4; protein product: MQLKKAELIEICRLVAQSKLFEGKHEEALPAAQFCLRCSIDLHGPTTVHMVPAYLLLAEANMGLGNLARVTELLSQAEWAVLKSPECGHAVRHRLHRSLGRLHTATGNLEAALLNFADDIYFASEEYGLDSTVTCGGYFLMADVFTKQGKMPIARSLYSQVESTWHCHLTKLFKTHVQNVQNPDMLESSYDKAQLVEVDKMLKTMLEFEQNDSRKDPTRVALIAHCLAMLWFLGGDSLKALGFGSTALQASQLIPNHDLTEPIQGLLQLVQNLPTESHPGSD
- the zmynd12 gene encoding zinc finger MYND domain-containing protein 12 isoform X3, whose protein sequence is MFDRLSRSTAACVYAELIEICRLVAQSKLFEGKHEEALPAAQFCLRCSIDLHGPTTVHMVPAYLLLAEANMGLGNLARVTELLSQAEWAVLKSPECGHAVRHRLHRSLGRLHTATGNLEAALLNFADDIYFASEEYGLDSTVTCGGYFLMADVFTKQGKMPIARSLYSQVESTWHCHLTKLFKTHVQNVQNPDMLESSYDKAQLVEVDKMLKTMLEFEQNDSRKDPTRVALIAHCLAMLWFLGGDSLKALGFGSTALQASQLIPNHDLTEPIQGLLQLVQNLPTESHPGSD